The proteins below come from a single Phoenix dactylifera cultivar Barhee BC4 unplaced genomic scaffold, palm_55x_up_171113_PBpolish2nd_filt_p 002140F, whole genome shotgun sequence genomic window:
- the LOC120109409 gene encoding zinc finger BED domain-containing protein RICESLEEPER 2-like: MDFAQFRSQSSSKRPKRSELDSYLDDDVLPDLENKEFDILAWWKSNAAVYPILSRIARDVLAIPVSTVSSESAFSTGGRVVDQYRISLSPSTVEALVCTQDWLREQYDEVANCSSSVTLNVDDNTLDSWSGQFGRTE, from the exons atgGATTTTGCTCAATTTAGAAGTCAGAGTTCTTCAAAACGCCCTAAGAGATCCGAGTTGGATAGTTATTTGGATGATGATGTACTTCCTGATTTGGAGAATAAAGAGTTTGACATCTTGGCTTGGTGGAAGAGCAATGCAGCAGTCTATCCTATACTATCAAGAATAGCTCGAGATGTTCTAGCTATTCCAGTCTCCACTGTTTCATCTGAGTCAGCATTCAGCACTGGTGGTAGAGTTGTGGATCAGTATCGAATCTCTTTGAGCCCTTCTACCGTAGAAGCCTTAGTGTGTACCCAAGATTGGCTTCGTGAACAATATGATGAAG TTGCAAATTGCTCGAGTTCTGTAACGTTGAATGTAGATGACAACACCCTGGACTCCTGGAGTGGGCAATTTGGGAGAACTGAATGa